The genome window TCGAGAACGGGCGCGCCGCTCAACACACCGTCACCGTGCTGGGGCAGGCGGGCACGCAGTCGGCCGTGAGCGGCGTCTCCTCGGGCACGCAGGTCATCTCGCAGCCCCCGACCGGTCTGCTCGACGGCGGCGCGGTGCGCACGGCCGGCACCGGGGCGTCCCGGAGCGGTGAGGGCAGCCCGCCCGCCGGTGGTCCCGGAGGTGCGCCGTGATCCGTAAGGTCGGGCAGAAGGTCCTGGCCAGCGTCAACCCGCTCGTGGGGTTCTCGGTGTCGCGCTACGTGTTCGCCATCGGCATCTTCGTGGGGGTCGTGGTGTTCGGGCTCGCGGCCATGCGGTCGCTGGGCGTGGACCTACTGCCCAGCACTAGCATTCCGGTCGTGACCGTCAGCACGTCTTACTCAGGGGCCAGCCCGGCTTCGGTGGACGAGGAGGTCACGCAGGTCATCGAGAGCGCGGTCGCGCAGGTGCCCAACGTCACCACCCTGAGCTCGAGCAGCAACACCGGCAACAGCCGCGTGACGCTGCAACTTCAGGACGGCACCGATCAGGACGCGGCGGCCAACCAGGTCGCCTCGCTCGTGTCGGCGGCCAGCCGCCAGCTGCCCAGCGGCGCGGGCAGTCCCAGTGTCCGGACCTTCAACCCCAACAGCTCGGCCATCCTGGAATTCGGGGTGTCGGGCGGCACCGCCAGCCAGGCCGACGTGTACGACTACGTCGAAAATCAGCTCGTGCCCAACCTGCAGCGCGTCTCCGGAGTGGCGGACGTGAGCCTGAGCGGCGGCTCGCAGCGCGCGGTCGCCGTGCAGCTCGACCCCGACAAGCTCAGCGCCTACGGCCTGAATCCGCAGACGGTCTCCAGTGCCATCAGTGGCAGCAACGTGAGCTCGTCCATCGGCACGATCACCCGCGACGGCAACAGCCTGACCTACACCACCAACGCCAAGCTGACCAGCCTGGACGACATCGCCAACGTCCTCGTGGACACGGGAAAGGGCGTGCGCGTCAGTGACGTGGCCCAGATCCAGGACAGCACCACCGTGAGCGGCGTGACGCGCGTCAACGGGCTGCCGGTCGTGCTCGTCAGCATTCAGCAGTCGTCGGGCAGCAACGCCGTGGCGGTCGTGGACGGGGTCAAGGCTCTGGTGGCGGGCACCACCCTGCCGCGCGGGTACGCCGTGACGTACAGCAACGACACCACCGGCCCCATCCGCGCGAGCATCGAGTCCACGACGCACGAACTGTGGATCACGGCGCTTGTCGTGGCCCTCGTCACGCTGCTGTTCCTGGGGCGCCTGAACACGGCCTTCACCGTCATCGCGGCCATTCCGATCTCGCTGGCCGCCGCGCCGATCCTCTACAAGCTCATGGGCTTCACCTTCAATCAGGTGTCGCTGCTGGCCCTGATCGTGGCCATCGGTATCGTGGTGGACGACTCCATCGTGGTCGCGGAGAACGTCGAGCGGTACCGCGCGATGGGCTACGACCGCGTGCAGTCGGTGCTGCGCGGCGCCTCGGAGGTCTTCAGCGCGGTCGCGGCGGCCTCGCTGTCGCTGCTCGCGGTCCTCATTCCGGTCAGTTTCATGGGCGGCATCATCGGCGAGTACGTCAAGCAGTTCGCGCTGGGGCTGGCGGCGGCCGTGTTCATGTCGTGGCTCGAAGCCCTGCTGTTCCTCACGGTGCGCATGGCCTACACGCCCGACGCCGCCCCGCTGACCTGGCGCGACGTGCCGCGCGTGCTGGCCCGTGGCCCCGAGGCCGTGCGCTGGGGCCTGGGCGCCGTGCGGGCCTGGTGGTTCTGGGTGCTGGCCGTAGCCCTGGGAGCCCTGCTGTGGACCCAGGTCGCCCCGCTGTGGGCCCTGGCCGTGCTGGCGCTGCCCCTGGTGCTGGTCGCCGCGCGTTACCTATGGGGCGCGCTGCTGGCCCTGGCCGAGGCCCTGACCGGTACGCTCCACGGCCTGACCGACCGCGCGCTCGTGGGAATCCGCGAGGCGTATGCCCGCAGCCTGGACGGCGCGCTGCGCTCCAGCGCGGGCGTGCTGGTGCTGGCGGCGGCTTTCCTGGTCGCCACGGTCCTGCTCGTCGGGCCGCGCACGCAGTTCACCTTTACGCCCTCGACCGACTCGGGGACCCTGCGCGCGGGCCTGCGCCTGCCCTCGGGCCTGGACCTGAACACCCGCAACGTTCTCGTCAACCGCCTGGAAACCTACTTCCTGGCCCAGCCAGCGGTGCAGACCGTGCAGGCCTCGGTCACGGGCAGCGGCACCAACCTCAGCATCACCCTCAAGGATAAGGATGAGCGCCCTCCGGTCGCGGAGCTGACCGCGCAGTACCAGCGGGCGCTGCGCGGGCTGTTTACCGACTACCCCAACGTGCGCGCCAACCTGTTCAGCGGCGGCGGGTTCCGGGGCCAGGGCAACAGCCTGAGCCTGACCCTGGTTGCGAGCAACTTCGACCTCCTCAAGACCCGCGCGGCGGCAGCCGTCAACGTGCTGGAGGCCGACGCGGGCGTGTCGAGCGCCAGCAGCAGCCTGGACAACACCACGCTGGAAAACCGTTTCGTGCCCAACCAGAGCCAGCTCGCGGGCGCGGGCCTGAGCGCCAGTACCGTCGCCAGTGCGCTTCAGACCTACGGCAGCGGCAGCGGCGGCGGCAACGTCGAACTCGGCGGCGTGACCTACCCCATCACGGTCGAGCTGGAGCCGCAGTACCTCCAGGACGAACAGTCGCTGCTCTCGTTGCCGGTCTACAGCTCCTCGCTCGCCAGCAGCGTCACGGTGGGGCAGCTCGGCAGCATCGTGCAGGCGAGCGCACCGACGAGCATCGCACGCAACAACCGCCTCTACAGCCTCGACCTCTCGGTCGAACCCAACCCCGAAAGCGGCCTGACCACCGCGCAGCTTCAGGAGCGCCTCGTCGCGGCCCTGACGGGCGTGGGGGTCGTCGACAACCTCGTGACCGTGGGCAACTCCGACCGCAACAGCGCCTTCGGACTGGGCGCGCAGATCAGCAGTGTGGGCCTCCAGGCCTTCGCGCTCTCGATGCTGCTCGTGTACCTCGTGATGGGCGCGCAGTTCAACTCGTTCCGCTACCCGCTGTACCTGCTACTGCCGGTGCCCTTCGCGGTCGCCGGTGCCTTCTGGATGATCTTCCTGACCCGCAGCACGCTCGATATCTTCGGGGTGCTGGGCTTCCTGCTCCTCATCGGGCTGTCGGCCAAGAACGCGATCATCTACCTCGAATTCGTGGTCGAAAAACTCGAGGAACTGCCTCTGCGCGAGGCCCTCATCGAGGCCAGCCGCCTGCGCTTCCGGCCCATCGTGATGACCACGCTGACAGTGCTCGTCATCAGCATTCCGCTCCTATTGAGCAGCGGTAGCGGCAGCGAGTTCGGCAAGAGCCTGAGCATCGTGATCGTGGGCGGGATCAGTGTGTCGGCCATCATGACCTTCTATGTGGTGCCCGCCGCCTTCTATCTCTTCGAGCGCCGCCGCCTGGCCCGCCGCGCGACGGGGCCGGAAGGAACCGGGCCGGCCGTGACCGCGCCGGTCGTCTCTCTGCCGCAGTCGGGAGCCCAGGCCGCGCCGGGAGCCTGACCGCGAGAGGGAAAGACGAACCAGGAGGGGGCCGCGCACTGCAGGGCGGGCGCGGCCCTCCCTGCTGACCGGGTAGAATCGGGGGCGTGCCCGCTTTTCCCCTCCTGGCCGTGGATGTCGGCAACACCAGCACCGTGCTGGGCCTCGCGGACGCCTCGCATACCCTGACGCACACCTGGCGCGTGCGCACCGGCCGCGAGATGCTGCCCGACGACCTGGCCCTGCAACTGCGCGGCCTGCTCGACCTCGCGGGCGCCGGGGCTCCCCGCGCCGCCGTCCTGAGCAGCGTGGCGCCGCCGGTCGGACAGAACTACGCCCTCGCGCTCAAGCGGCACTTCGCCGTAGACGCCTTCGAGGTCAGCGCCGAGAACCTGCCCGACGTGCGGGTGGAACTCGACCAGCCCGGCGCGGTGGGGGCGGACCGCCTGTGCAACCTGTTCGGCGCCGAGAAGTACCTCGCCCAGAGCGAGTACGCGGTCGTCGTGGACTTCGGCACCTCGACCAACTTCGACGTGATCGGGCGCGGGCGGCGCTTCATCGGCGGCGTGCTGGCGACCGGCGCGCAGGTGAGTGCCGACGCCCTGTTCGCCCGCGCCGCCAAGCTGCCGCGCATCACCCTGGAGGCCCCGGCCAGCGCCATCGGCAAGAATACCGTCCACGCGCTGCAGTCGGGGCTGGTCTACGGCTACGCCGAGATGGTGGATGGCCTACTGCGCCGCATCCGTGCCGAGCTGCCGGGGCCGGCGGTGGCTATTGCCACCGGGGGCTTTTCGCGCACCGTCGAGGGCATCTGCCGCGAGATCGACCACTACGATGAGACCCTGACCCTGCGCGGCCTTGTCGAGTTGTGGGCCAGCCGCCCAGGCAGCTGACCGGAACGGGGGAGCGCTGCACCCCGGCCGGAGGGGGGCCGGTCAGAACCGGTCGATGACCGTGACCCCGCGCCCGCCGAAACGGTCCATGTTCACCAGCACGTCCAGACCTTCTTCGAGGGTCACGCGCTGGCCCAGCAGTTGTTCGGGGCGCAGCGCTCCCCGGGCGATCATGGCGAGCATCTCTGGGTAGGCGTGGGCGGCCATGCCGTGGCTGCCGTAGATTTCCAGCTCACGGGCGATAACCCGGTCCATCGGCACGGCGGGCCGGCTCTGGTCGCCCAGCAGCAGGCCCACCTGCACGTGGCGGCCCCGCGTGCGCAGGCACAGGACCGAGTTGGCGCAGGTGTCGGGGTGGCCCAACGCGTCTAGCGAGACGTGAGCGCCCCCACCGGTCAGCCCGCGCACCGCGCCGGGCACGTCGGGCACTTCAAGGCTGTTCAGGGTCAGGTCGGCGCCCAGGTCGGCCGCCAGCCGCAGCTGCGCCTCGCCGATGTCCACCGCGATCACCTGCGCGCCCAGCGCCTTGGCGATCAGGATGGCCGACAGCCCCACGCCCCCGCAGCCGTGGACGGCCACCCATTCGCCGCCCCGCACGCGGCCCTGATGGACCACCGCCCGGAAGGAGGTGGCGAAGCGGCAGCCCAGGCTGGCGGCCGTCCCGAAATCCAGCTCGTCCGGCAGCGCCACGAGGTTCTGGTCGGCCTGGTGCAGCGCGACGTACTGCGCGAACGAGCCCCAGTGCGTGAACCCCGGCTGGAACTGGCGCTCGCACACCTGCTGGTGGCCCGCCTGGCACTCGGCGCAGCGCCCGCAGCCCGACACGAAGGGCACGGTCACGCGGTCGCCCACGCGCCAGTTGCGGATGCCCGCTCCCAGCGCCACCACGGTCCCGGCCAGTTCGTGTCCCGGCACGTGCGGCAACCGGATGTCGGGGTCGTGGCCCATCCAGCCGTGCCAGTCGCTGCGGCACACTCCCGTCGCGGCGACCTCCACGACCACCCCGCCTTCGGGGGGGGCGGGGTCGGGGACGGTGGTCACTTCGGGGCGGACGCCGAAGGTGTGGTACAGGGCGGCTTTCATGCCCGGCAGTCTCTCACCGGGCGGGCCGCCCCCGCCGCCTAACGTTTAAGCAGCAGCGCCGCCGGGAAGTTTTCCAGCACCTTGGCCACCGGGACGTTTCCGCCGCGGACCCGCAGCGTCTCGCCGGTCAGGGCGTTCTCGTAGGTGCCGGCCGGTAGGCTCAGGCGGCGGTTGCCCCAGATCTCGGCCAGCGCCCAGGGGGTCTTCTCGCGGGTCAGCGAGAGGGTCAGGCGCGGCGCGACCGTCACCGCGACCTCGCCCTCATGCTCGCGGGCGAAGGTCA of Deinococcus sp. Leaf326 contains these proteins:
- a CDS encoding type III pantothenate kinase; this encodes MPAFPLLAVDVGNTSTVLGLADASHTLTHTWRVRTGREMLPDDLALQLRGLLDLAGAGAPRAAVLSSVAPPVGQNYALALKRHFAVDAFEVSAENLPDVRVELDQPGAVGADRLCNLFGAEKYLAQSEYAVVVDFGTSTNFDVIGRGRRFIGGVLATGAQVSADALFARAAKLPRITLEAPASAIGKNTVHALQSGLVYGYAEMVDGLLRRIRAELPGPAVAIATGGFSRTVEGICREIDHYDETLTLRGLVELWASRPGS
- a CDS encoding zinc-dependent alcohol dehydrogenase family protein, which produces MKAALYHTFGVRPEVTTVPDPAPPEGGVVVEVAATGVCRSDWHGWMGHDPDIRLPHVPGHELAGTVVALGAGIRNWRVGDRVTVPFVSGCGRCAECQAGHQQVCERQFQPGFTHWGSFAQYVALHQADQNLVALPDELDFGTAASLGCRFATSFRAVVHQGRVRGGEWVAVHGCGGVGLSAILIAKALGAQVIAVDIGEAQLRLAADLGADLTLNSLEVPDVPGAVRGLTGGGAHVSLDALGHPDTCANSVLCLRTRGRHVQVGLLLGDQSRPAVPMDRVIARELEIYGSHGMAAHAYPEMLAMIARGALRPEQLLGQRVTLEEGLDVLVNMDRFGGRGVTVIDRF
- a CDS encoding efflux RND transporter permease subunit — protein: MIRKVGQKVLASVNPLVGFSVSRYVFAIGIFVGVVVFGLAAMRSLGVDLLPSTSIPVVTVSTSYSGASPASVDEEVTQVIESAVAQVPNVTTLSSSSNTGNSRVTLQLQDGTDQDAAANQVASLVSAASRQLPSGAGSPSVRTFNPNSSAILEFGVSGGTASQADVYDYVENQLVPNLQRVSGVADVSLSGGSQRAVAVQLDPDKLSAYGLNPQTVSSAISGSNVSSSIGTITRDGNSLTYTTNAKLTSLDDIANVLVDTGKGVRVSDVAQIQDSTTVSGVTRVNGLPVVLVSIQQSSGSNAVAVVDGVKALVAGTTLPRGYAVTYSNDTTGPIRASIESTTHELWITALVVALVTLLFLGRLNTAFTVIAAIPISLAAAPILYKLMGFTFNQVSLLALIVAIGIVVDDSIVVAENVERYRAMGYDRVQSVLRGASEVFSAVAAASLSLLAVLIPVSFMGGIIGEYVKQFALGLAAAVFMSWLEALLFLTVRMAYTPDAAPLTWRDVPRVLARGPEAVRWGLGAVRAWWFWVLAVALGALLWTQVAPLWALAVLALPLVLVAARYLWGALLALAEALTGTLHGLTDRALVGIREAYARSLDGALRSSAGVLVLAAAFLVATVLLVGPRTQFTFTPSTDSGTLRAGLRLPSGLDLNTRNVLVNRLETYFLAQPAVQTVQASVTGSGTNLSITLKDKDERPPVAELTAQYQRALRGLFTDYPNVRANLFSGGGFRGQGNSLSLTLVASNFDLLKTRAAAAVNVLEADAGVSSASSSLDNTTLENRFVPNQSQLAGAGLSASTVASALQTYGSGSGGGNVELGGVTYPITVELEPQYLQDEQSLLSLPVYSSSLASSVTVGQLGSIVQASAPTSIARNNRLYSLDLSVEPNPESGLTTAQLQERLVAALTGVGVVDNLVTVGNSDRNSAFGLGAQISSVGLQAFALSMLLVYLVMGAQFNSFRYPLYLLLPVPFAVAGAFWMIFLTRSTLDIFGVLGFLLLIGLSAKNAIIYLEFVVEKLEELPLREALIEASRLRFRPIVMTTLTVLVISIPLLLSSGSGSEFGKSLSIVIVGGISVSAIMTFYVVPAAFYLFERRRLARRATGPEGTGPAVTAPVVSLPQSGAQAAPGA